A section of the Candidatus Poribacteria bacterium genome encodes:
- a CDS encoding class I SAM-dependent methyltransferase, which yields MNSFYSISNIGELYIPAECRDAVFARARAKLFAHQELGHLNRIFTHIRHGGAAIVEGKWEQITALMDYIQRHRQDLIQHSRRETKSRDRRDSRRRSASDALQAALVRLMCWADADGILQAESAPVIPYLLELAGEPAGANRGKPFLLSLTKIQHIQEALADTYPVRALNASLVASENVLAPRSQETIECFQEALQYVRQSGPATVADIGCGSGCLTLLARQELGEQAELYASDLLPEAVATTKLNLQRLLPSSDTVHVMPAGDLFDPFLSHQFDVIIFNAPWVVARVRNRAELAIHDEKQETVKRFFARVSDFLKPDGVILLGYADASGPKAIGNLERIIADAGFKEETLFKRRVATHRSKRKWEQIRVSVLHR from the coding sequence ATGAATTCCTTCTATTCCATTAGCAACATCGGTGAACTTTACATCCCTGCTGAGTGTCGGGACGCCGTTTTTGCGCGCGCACGTGCTAAACTGTTTGCACATCAGGAATTAGGACACCTCAATCGGATCTTCACGCATATCCGACACGGCGGTGCTGCGATTGTGGAGGGTAAATGGGAACAGATTACGGCACTGATGGATTACATTCAACGGCACCGGCAGGACTTAATCCAACACTCGCGGCGGGAGACGAAATCCCGAGATCGCAGAGATTCGCGCCGGAGATCTGCAAGCGATGCTCTGCAAGCCGCCTTGGTAAGATTGATGTGTTGGGCGGATGCCGATGGAATTTTACAGGCGGAATCGGCACCCGTTATACCGTATCTCTTAGAACTTGCCGGGGAACCGGCGGGAGCAAACCGAGGGAAACCGTTCCTTCTATCCCTTACAAAGATCCAACACATTCAAGAGGCGTTGGCGGATACCTACCCCGTCCGTGCCCTCAACGCCTCTCTCGTTGCTTCCGAAAACGTCCTTGCGCCACGCTCGCAAGAGACAATCGAATGCTTTCAGGAGGCACTCCAGTATGTCCGTCAATCTGGTCCCGCTACCGTTGCTGACATCGGGTGTGGAAGTGGGTGTTTGACACTGTTGGCACGGCAGGAATTGGGTGAACAGGCTGAATTATACGCATCCGATCTGCTCCCTGAAGCGGTGGCAACAACGAAACTCAACCTTCAACGACTTCTACCCAGTTCAGACACTGTCCACGTGATGCCCGCTGGCGACCTGTTTGACCCGTTTCTTTCACATCAATTCGATGTGATTATTTTCAATGCGCCGTGGGTTGTTGCCCGTGTGCGTAACCGGGCGGAACTCGCTATCCACGATGAAAAACAGGAGACGGTGAAACGTTTTTTTGCGCGAGTCTCAGATTTCCTGAAACCGGATGGCGTTATTTTGTTGGGGTATGCGGATGCCTCGGGACCGAAAGCGATCGGGAATTTGGAAAGGATCATTGCTGACGCTGGGTTTAAGGAAGAGACGCTCTTTAAAAGGCGGGTTGCGACGCATCGGTCGAAACGGAAATGGGAGCAGATTCGGGTGTCCGTGTTGCATCGGTAG
- a CDS encoding LamG domain-containing protein, whose product MNARFHRRRNRMKKLFGYAMLISALMFIAVGYATADLAEGLVLYFTFDNVKGKTIVDDSGNGLDADIIANTDIVKGKYGDAIRITGIGADCVNVPASDDLKITGEITMAAWINQDSWGTDAQWFDKNCHNGGEHSSYGIGAFNSGQNFNMFLGTGNSRPTLSQPHGLDEKTWYHVVGTYDGTTMKVYVDGEVAAEKDEKFDFKGTNDQDLRIGCSKDRPNYTFENGSIDEAAVWRRALSDAEIQEIMNEGFLAVSARDKATTTWGSIKSRTGTY is encoded by the coding sequence ATGAATGCAAGATTCCACAGGAGGCGAAACAGGATGAAAAAGTTATTTGGTTACGCTATGTTAATCAGCGCGTTGATGTTTATAGCAGTCGGATACGCCACGGCAGATCTCGCGGAAGGACTTGTCCTTTATTTCACGTTTGACAACGTCAAAGGTAAGACCATTGTTGACGATTCCGGTAACGGACTGGACGCCGATATCATTGCCAATACCGATATTGTGAAGGGCAAATACGGGGATGCGATTCGCATTACAGGTATAGGCGCGGATTGTGTGAATGTGCCAGCCTCTGATGACCTGAAAATCACGGGTGAAATCACAATGGCGGCTTGGATTAATCAGGACTCTTGGGGAACTGATGCGCAGTGGTTCGACAAAAACTGTCATAACGGGGGTGAGCATTCCTCCTACGGCATCGGTGCTTTCAACAGCGGTCAGAATTTTAATATGTTCTTGGGAACCGGCAACAGTCGGCCGACCTTGAGTCAGCCGCATGGGTTGGATGAGAAGACATGGTATCACGTCGTTGGAACTTATGACGGGACGACCATGAAAGTCTATGTTGATGGCGAAGTCGCGGCGGAGAAAGACGAAAAGTTTGATTTCAAAGGCACCAATGATCAGGATTTGCGGATCGGTTGCTCTAAAGATCGTCCGAATTATACCTTTGAGAACGGTTCTATCGACGAAGCGGCAGTCTGGCGGCGTGCGCTCAGCGATGCGGAAATCCAAGAAATAATGAACGAGGGGTTCCTCGCAGTTTCAGCGCGCGATAAAGCAACAACGACGTGGGGCAGTATCAAGTCGAGAACCGGCACATACTAA
- a CDS encoding Gfo/Idh/MocA family oxidoreductase produces MTKIGIVGIGFMGMIHYYAIQRITSAEVVAICTRDPKKLAGDWTGIQGNFGPRGGMEDLSNVRKYNEIDELLADEEVELVDICLPTHLHKPVSMASLEAGKHTLVEKPISISIDDANELVELAEKIGTARKAANEGPCYLMVAHVLPFFAEYAYAKRVVEEGQYGELLGAHFKRIISKPSWSREVADIEKSGGPGIDLHIHDTHFIQLLCGVPDAVFSQGKLASGNYVDYLTTQYIYNDKELSVSCSSGAVSQRGRAFSHGFEIYLEKATLLYDFSTLAGEASTAVPLTLLNDEGEVEEVDLGEVDPIDAFTGELQYAVDAIDWEDEPAALSGIGARDALLLCYKEAESVKTGKIVPIF; encoded by the coding sequence ATGACAAAAATCGGAATCGTCGGTATCGGGTTTATGGGCATGATTCATTACTACGCCATTCAGCGTATTACCAGTGCTGAAGTGGTTGCTATTTGCACACGAGATCCAAAGAAACTCGCGGGTGATTGGACGGGCATTCAAGGTAATTTCGGACCCCGCGGGGGCATGGAAGATCTCTCAAACGTCCGAAAATATAACGAGATTGACGAACTCCTTGCCGATGAAGAGGTTGAACTGGTCGATATTTGCCTGCCGACACATTTGCACAAACCGGTGAGTATGGCATCCCTCGAAGCGGGAAAACATACCCTCGTTGAGAAACCGATTTCTATCTCTATTGACGATGCCAATGAACTCGTCGAACTCGCAGAAAAGATAGGCACGGCGCGGAAAGCAGCCAATGAAGGTCCATGTTACCTGATGGTCGCACACGTGCTACCCTTCTTTGCTGAATACGCTTATGCGAAACGGGTGGTGGAAGAGGGGCAATACGGTGAACTCCTCGGTGCGCATTTCAAGCGTATTATCTCTAAGCCGAGTTGGTCACGAGAGGTCGCCGACATCGAAAAGAGCGGCGGTCCCGGCATCGATTTGCACATTCACGATACCCACTTCATCCAACTGCTTTGCGGTGTCCCGGACGCAGTGTTTTCACAGGGCAAACTCGCCAGCGGCAATTATGTCGATTACCTGACGACCCAATACATCTATAACGATAAGGAACTCTCCGTGAGTTGTTCCTCTGGAGCCGTCTCACAGCGTGGGCGTGCTTTCTCACACGGGTTTGAAATTTACCTCGAAAAAGCGACACTCCTCTATGACTTTTCGACATTAGCGGGTGAGGCATCTACCGCAGTGCCACTGACACTCCTGAACGACGAAGGTGAGGTTGAAGAGGTCGATTTGGGAGAGGTTGATCCGATTGATGCCTTCACGGGAGAACTTCAATACGCCGTTGACGCGATTGACTGGGAGGACGAACCCGCGGCATTGTCCGGGATCGGCGCGCGGGATGCGTTGCTGCTCTGCTATAAAGAGGCGGAATCGGTCAAAACGGGTAAGATTGTCCCGATTTTTTAA
- a CDS encoding phytanoyl-CoA dioxygenase family protein, which translates to MRLSEKQLAEFRSNGYLAIEGFFDPVEAKVLRLELERIYDTELKNGTGINCAVQADGTKRDDAGERQNLQVIPLNNRSDLHKALPFHPKVVSAVQQLIGDEFMLELDQAFWKPPKVGIGTSWHQDNAYFRIADPLRGTAMWIAIHDANVENGCMHVIPGSHRESYEHYRDPLSDHHIRCDPPEERAVPIELKAGGVLFFCYGVAHCTKSNLSDKERAGVALHFLHNDFGGRELWENGNATKPMLRGPLATGGESEFGEKFEGRWEELMNAVLAS; encoded by the coding sequence ATGCGACTCAGTGAAAAGCAACTCGCGGAATTCCGAAGTAATGGGTATCTTGCGATTGAAGGATTTTTCGATCCCGTTGAGGCGAAGGTGCTCCGATTGGAATTAGAACGGATCTACGACACTGAACTCAAAAACGGAACCGGTATCAATTGCGCGGTGCAAGCAGATGGCACGAAACGAGACGATGCGGGTGAACGGCAAAACCTTCAGGTAATCCCGCTCAACAACCGGAGTGACTTGCACAAGGCACTGCCCTTTCATCCGAAGGTCGTTTCCGCCGTTCAGCAACTGATCGGAGATGAGTTTATGCTGGAACTGGATCAGGCGTTCTGGAAACCACCTAAGGTCGGTATCGGTACGAGTTGGCATCAAGACAACGCCTATTTCAGAATCGCGGACCCGTTACGAGGCACTGCGATGTGGATTGCGATCCATGACGCCAATGTTGAAAACGGTTGCATGCACGTCATACCGGGTAGCCATCGGGAGAGTTACGAGCACTATCGCGACCCGTTGAGCGATCACCATATTCGGTGTGATCCGCCCGAAGAACGCGCTGTCCCGATCGAACTGAAGGCGGGGGGTGTGCTTTTCTTCTGCTACGGCGTGGCACACTGCACGAAGTCGAACCTCTCCGATAAGGAACGCGCTGGTGTGGCACTCCATTTCCTCCACAACGACTTCGGCGGTAGGGAGCTTTGGGAGAATGGTAACGCAACCAAACCGATGCTCCGGGGTCCCCTTGCAACCGGTGGAGAATCCGAGTTTGGAGAGAAATTTGAGGGCAGATGGGAAGAACTCATGAACGCCGTGCTTGCCTCCTAA